GACCATCTCGCGCCGCCTGCAGGAGATGGCGTTCCTCAACAAGGGCCTCACCCTGTCGCTGCGCGACGAGCGCGTCGCCGACGAGGAGACCGAAGAGGACGCCGCGGGCAAGCAGGCCAGGGTCAAGGAAGTCGTCTACTGCTACCCGGGCGGGCTCGAGGACTTCGTCAAGCACATCAACGGCAGCAAGGACCCGATCCACGAGAGCGTCATCTCCTTCGACGCCAAGGGCTCCGGCCTCGAGGTCGAGGTCGCGATGCAGTGGAACACCGGGTTCACGCCGTCGGTGTACACCTTCGCCAACACGATCAACACGCACGAGGGCGGCACGCACGAAGAGGGCTTCCGCGCCGCGCTCACCCGCGTGGTCAACGCGTACGCGCGCGAGAAGAAGCTGCTCAAGGAGAAGGACGCGAACCTGACCGGCGACGACGTGCGCGAGGGTCTCGCCGCGATCGTGTCGATCAAGCTGGCCGAACCGCAGTTCGAGGGCCAGACCAAGACCAAGCTGGGCAACAGCGAGGCCAAGACGTTCGTGCAGCAGCAGTCGAACGAATGGCTCGGCGACTGGTTCGAGCGCAACCCGAGCGAAGCCAAGACGATCATCAACAAGTCGATCTCGTCGGCGCAGGCCCGGCTCGCCGCCCGCAAGGCGCGCGACCTGGTGCGGCGCAAGGGCGCGCTGGAGATCGGCGGACTTCCGGGCAAGCTCAAGGACTGCCGCTCGAACGACCCCGGCGAATGCGAGCTCTACATCGTGGAGGGCGACTCGGCGGGCGGTTCGGCCAAGGAAGGCCGCGACTCGATGTACCAGGCGATCCTGCCGATCCGGGGCAAGATCATCAACGTCGAGAAGGCCCGCATCGACCGCGTCCTCAAGAACACCGAGGTCCAGTCGCTGATCACCGCGCTCGGCACCGGCATCCACGACGATTTCGACATCTCGAAGCTGCGGTACCACAAGATCGTGCTGATGGCCGACGCCGACGTCGACGGCCAGCACATCACCACGCTGCTGCTCACCCTGCTGTTCCGGTTCATGACGCCGCTGATCGAGCACGGCCACGTGTTCCTGTCGCGGCCGCCGCTGTACAAGATCAAGTGGCCGCGGTCGGAGCCGGAGTACGCGTACTCGGACAAGGAACGCGACGCGGTCATCCAGGCCGGCGTCGAGGCGGGCCGCCGTCTTCCGAAGGACGACGCGATCCAGCGGTACAAGGGTCTCGGCGAGATGAACGCCGAGGAGCTGTGGGAGACCACGATGGACCCGGCGAACCGGCTGCTCGGGCAGGTCACCCTCGACGACGCCGCGCAGGCCGACGAACTGTTCTCCGTGCTGATGGGCGAGGACGTGGAAGCCCGCCGCTCGTTCATCACGCGCAA
The nucleotide sequence above comes from Amycolatopsis sp. AA4. Encoded proteins:
- the gyrB gene encoding DNA topoisomerase (ATP-hydrolyzing) subunit B, which produces MTENKSEYNASSITVLEGLEAVRKRPGMYIGSTGERGLHHLVQEVVDNSVDEAMAGYATKVEVTLLADGGVRVVDDGRGIPVDIHPKEKKPTLEVVLTILHAGGKFDSDSYAVSGGLHGVGVSVVNALSTKLLAEIKVGGRSWRQEYLNQVPGPLEDLGPATDTGTTITFWADGDIFETTTYNFETISRRLQEMAFLNKGLTLSLRDERVADEETEEDAAGKQARVKEVVYCYPGGLEDFVKHINGSKDPIHESVISFDAKGSGLEVEVAMQWNTGFTPSVYTFANTINTHEGGTHEEGFRAALTRVVNAYAREKKLLKEKDANLTGDDVREGLAAIVSIKLAEPQFEGQTKTKLGNSEAKTFVQQQSNEWLGDWFERNPSEAKTIINKSISSAQARLAARKARDLVRRKGALEIGGLPGKLKDCRSNDPGECELYIVEGDSAGGSAKEGRDSMYQAILPIRGKIINVEKARIDRVLKNTEVQSLITALGTGIHDDFDISKLRYHKIVLMADADVDGQHITTLLLTLLFRFMTPLIEHGHVFLSRPPLYKIKWPRSEPEYAYSDKERDAVIQAGVEAGRRLPKDDAIQRYKGLGEMNAEELWETTMDPANRLLGQVTLDDAAQADELFSVLMGEDVEARRSFITRNAKDVRFLDV